In Brassica napus cultivar Da-Ae chromosome C2, Da-Ae, whole genome shotgun sequence, the sequence AGACtagactgatttttttttttgaaaacagtCTAGACTGATTTAGAAATAAGTtcttatgcttaaataatattaaaaaatctaaattattacTTAGAAAAATATAGATGAATAAATAACTCATTTTACATAATGTTGACAAACATCATAAGTGCTCTGTATACAAATCAGTTGGAAAACACACATGTGAATCACAAAAGTCCAGAATCAAAGACAAATTCTCCAATCAATAACTCTCTCACAAATGACGTATCTTCACTTTTACCTATTAAAATCTTTGaattttaattcaaaccaaacatatttatttaaaataacaatataatctcgaaattatattcattatttttttgtatgtaataccattttctataataattttaaattgcttcataaatttatataaaaccattaaaaaaattttgataCAATTTTTTCACCATAGGACGGGCCAACCACTCTGGAGATTATAATGGAGACGTTTCTATTGAcgtttttaataactaattgcaaaaaattattagtattgatatattaatttaatgctCTAATCCAAAactctaataaaaaaaagaaattacatgtttatcattttcatggtaccacttttcatttttatcaccactaaatagacattttcaaaaatacattcttcattaagtggcaaaatacTCTTATGccattgttatttatatatataataaatcattatttaaataaaaaaaaaattaaaaaatttaaaattaaaaatttaaaattaaaaaattaaaaaaatttaaaaaaaattaaaaatttaaaaacaatagaaaaaagtaaaaaaaaatttatgttttcgaattatactttttcaaattcgaacttttatataatttttttttttaaaaaaaaaatttcgaaatttttttgaaatttgtttttgaaatttgtttttgaaaaaagaaaattatgtttgaaactatttttaaaaatatattttttaagtatttatttatatatttactataatcctaaatttcaaattccaaaaaccatatcccacccctcaactctaaaccctaagtctagattagttaactttaaaggtataattgtcttttatccttcattaaaagtgagagtaaaagtgtgtaaacatgaaaagttgtACTATGAATGTGTTATTTGTGGTAATTTCCCATAAAACGAATATAAAAGCACATCATTATAATTGTTTGCAAATGTAGgttttccttttatatagtagtgatgttttttatttaaaaatacaaattatggaCCATTTTATACTGTCTATCATAAAATACTAATTCCACACACATACACTATAAAATTCGATGAAAATTGAAACCTACTAGCAAACccaccaaaataataaaaaataaacacttCCAAATACTCATGCttcgtccttttttttttaaaaaaaaaggaagttgggcaataaaaaataaaaaataaacaaacaaactatCTTCACTtcaaaaatccaattttttataattaaattaaattctgTTCACTTCAAATACATAttctttaattaaattaaattaaaggaaagaaatccaattttttttttaaaacaaacaaactataaGTTTATAACTACGCtcacttcaaaaaaatataaaaaatataaaaaaattaatcccATTGTTATGTGTGCAGATCATGCAGCCGAATATCACAATAACCGGAGCGACAACCTCGGACCGCAACCAATAATCATTAGGATCATTAGGATGTGGCCcatcacaaatcacaaaaacaaaaatgcttTCTTAGGAACACCTTTCATTTATCTTGACATCCAGGTTTGTCTAAAAAAtactatgtttttattattccaACTACATTTGAAATGATAACTTTAAACCACTCAACAGGAACAAAAAATGTACCAACGGTTCGAAGAAGGGAAAATTTatcacattagatattttaatctcCTTTCCAATAACCAACGGTACATGCTTACAGTTCAACCATACATAATCAATATCAATGAGACAACAATTATTACACAGAAAGAAAACATTCCACCAATACCTTCATGCATATTCCGGCCCCAAAGCTACCCTAGTTGATTAGCTTAGCAAGTGCAACCAATTTTCTCCCAGGTAAAAAAAACCATTGCATTATGTTTACATAGGTACTAAcactttattaaataatatttattttaagcaataaatatataatacaatcaTTATTTGTAAATCCAAAATGGTACGTCTAACTATCTGGAACAACAAGGCAGAAAATTTCAGGGAGCTAAATCGCATATCTACCAGAAAAAACTAAATTGTAATCATCACAAGTATCATTCCACGGTTACATGAaggtaataaactaaacataaagttTATGTCAAAATAAATGCTTACAAATAATTTACTTTTTCAGGGAAATTATCATTTACAACCACACCTGGATCGGGCTTTTACTTCGACACCGACATTGATATCATACAACGCTTccaaaagaggaataaactgTTATCTTAAGCCTGATAACTAACGATACCATTAAATACTCAAAATTACTATTTTCTCTTACGAAAATTGATTGCTCAACACaatatattattcaaacttactgttatttaaaaaagagaaaTCACCGCATCACATTCAAACCAAAATTCTATGGTTAAATCTACAACACACAAAATTAACAAACAACttcttaaactaaaaaaactacCAATCAAAAGTATAAATTTACTTAATTTGAACAtgttatccgcgcgtagcgcggacaccgGATCTAGTTAGAGTAATTACAGTGCAAATCTGGATTTAGTgaacattttatttgataattCAGCGTCAGTCTGAACAAAACGATCAAAAATACTAGTACTAAATAACATTATATAtcttttcacaaaaaaaaataaaaataacattatatatatatatatatatatatttgtgttacaaaagaaaaggaCACATATATGCTTTGAAATATACGTATAGATATAATTCGATACTTTATACTTAAATATCACAAACTTACATTATGTATACATTCAGATATAATATTTGAGTGTCGAGTTCTTAGAAGTTATGAACATTGAGTTTCGTACCGACTTAGTTATAGAATTATGTTGTCAATATTTACTGTACTTTTTAGTGACATATTATTAACATATTAGTACAAATATTACGAAGtatcaaattaaacaaaagataattaaataatataatacagtTTACAATGTAGATTTACTTTTCACGGATATCTTGTAAATGCGATGTAGATAAAGGTGGATAGGCACGATGATGACATACTAATTTATATGATCCTGGTTGATTGGTCTTGATCcggtttattttattagatcGTGCGTAAAACACCTTCAGtatatagtaatatttttatacacgccgtaaaaatcaacacaatgaTTAATCCAGCACATGAAATCAGTATTATTCAATATTAGTATACATACAACATGTTGGTGTACAATAATTAGCCGGTTTGACGTTAAAAAAAAGTTAGCCGGTTTGTTTGGCATAGTATAACGTCGTTAATTCTGCAAACTTCCAGAATATACTGAATTACAGGcgtaaaataagtaatatactGAATTATATCGGTTTAcccaaaaatactttttgaaatatatatatagacgaGGAGTGGACTAGGTTGTATTTAAAAAGTTTTGtggatatctatatatatataaaattgtctGCCTCTCTCCTGTGATGCCACGTCGGATCCAGGCTGGAAAGTCGATCGTCCGCGGCTTGACATGTGTCTCAAACGCTGCATTTCATTAAGCGTTGACAAATGTGGGCTTTCTCTCCTGATTTTATTGTTGGGCCGTGAGGTTAGTTGTTCTGTCGGGCCCGATGGGATTGTGTAGTTCCTCGAAAAAAGATGAAAGGTGTTCTCACCAATCCTAATACGAAACAAAGATCCTCTTTCCCCTTCCTGCAGCGGTGAACTGATGACGTTAAGGCTTCCtcataattttcatttattagctCCATCTCGAATTGTATTCAAAGCTTTCTTACTATCTTAGAGGCGGTGCCATGATCTGTATAAATAGAGGTTTGATTCCTTCACTTGAACACATATTGTTCGTGTTTAGTTGAATTTCCTCCAGAAAGTTTTTGCAATTGCGAACCTCTTGatgttttgttatatatttagttaCAGTTTTGATTTTAGAAATAACCCCTTTTTGATTGTTCAGTTTGCAAAATACTTTCTAACCATTAGTGTTTGTCTGTTTTGGTATTTAAGTTTTCAGCTGTCATATGAACTAGCTCGAGCAACAATGGAGATCAAATCAAGCCAGCCGAATCGTCCTCGAGAACCTTGGTATCAATCCAGCCGAATCGTACTCGAGGtccaaactctttttttttcagaaatttttTCTCTGTAGCGTGTTGAGGCAAGGCTTTTGCGTTTCTGGGAATCCCGAAATGTTAAGAAAGATGGTGAGCTCATGGGCTTTGATATTCTTTTTGGTTGATGCCTTGATGGCAAGGTTAGTCTTTTCGacttaatttcttatttccACCTTATTATCTCTTATGCCACCATCCCTTCATAGTCGTAGCTGAACTGGAAACTTTTTTTTCGGAATTGTTTTCTTTGAAGTTTTATGCAAGTCTGATTATGATATGTTGTGACAAAGAATTTATATTTAACTTTTCACAAAGATTCCTATTGATTCCTCCTCCCTCTCTAGCTGAttcattttcttaaaagcttTTAGTTCTCTTCTgagcttttgtttatttaatctAATAGCTCAAAAGAATTTTACGATGGAGCTAGATAGTTAAGAAAGAGGCTGAACGCAGTATTTATGTCATCAATGGAGATGATTTAAAAACTGTTAGCGGTTCATCAATGGTGGGGATTCAACGTTACACTTATCATCATGAAAATGGATCTTCTAGgtaaaataaatctcatagttgAAAAGATGACATTTTGTTTGCTTAATTCTTGGTTCTGTGTTTTAAATGCGTGTATGTCTTCTGATATTATCTGCTTCTATATTTTTCAGATATCTTTCTGTGAGAGCAGTTCAAAACATTAGAGCAGGTGTTAACACCTCGAGCCGGTTGTGTTATTGTTTCGCTTGAGAGAAACTTATTCTGTTAAATATAAGTTTAACTAATCAAATATTTGAAAGATATACATGCATTTAAATGAATCAAACGCTTACAAAAATAGGGAAAAGGTTTTAAATTCTTTTAATAATGTTCGAGTTTCGTTTCGACTTGATTGCTAGCTAGATTGAGATACAACAATACGGAAAaggtttttttgtttgcttgaaCAAACGCTTTGTTATTTTCCAAATAGAGAATCAAcagaaaagggaaaaaaaatgaCAGACTTGAAAAAACAATATGCCCACCGTGTGCCTCGAACCCACAACCACAGGGTTATGAGCCTtgcgctctaccaactgagctagacGGGCTTGGTGATGTTAACAGGTACAAGCTTAAAAAGTAACAAATACATTTCAGACATGACGTTCAAACAATGAAAATGTTTTAAACTTATATCACAAATTTCAGAATGGGATCTAAAAGATATTCAAATTCAATAACATCtacaaaatttaactaatatgtatattcttatatgacaaaaatttatattaaatatttactttaattgttaaaattattttaaagtttacatcccgcccgtagggcgggccgaccctagtatatacaataaatatgtaattaatAGCTTACAAAATTAGGTTACAGGGGTAGAGGTGAAATAAATGGAATTAGATCAAACATTTTAATGGCATTGAAATAGAAAGGTAGTATATAATGGTTACCTTTGGTCACTGTGACCAAAGAGGAGCCATGTCTATACATCTGAATGaaacaatattattttgttgtttagTATACAAACAAAATTTGTTTCCAACATCATCACGCTATttgtttttactaaatttgttggaagaaaaaaaactcaaacgTCAAACCGGTTAAGCCGGAAAACCAGATAGTTTAGCTGAGTTTTTCAATTCTTGATTCAGCCCACGGCAGACCCGTATAGTTTGGGCTAAAGTAAAATTCAGCCCATGCAAGTATGATTTAGACATCAAACTGTAGGAGGGATGAATCAATGCAGGCCcaactttctttctttcttatttaatttaaattttgattaattcaGAAACTATACACTATCAACTTTTGGATTTGAAGGAGTAACTACATCTACATGATGCATATTTTGAAGAAGGAATTACAACTACTTAACAATATAAATGAGATAACGTTAGGCTATCTAACTTAAGTACCAAATTGAGCAAAACAAATTAACATACTAAAAAGAGtagatatgaaaataaattatgagaACCAATTTTAAAGAGGAATTTATTTGAATATGCTTAGATACTCACATATAACTTAATTAATGtaagaaaaaaacttattaacattcagatttttaataaattaataaaatttaactgTGTAAAATAAATTCACACATAACTTAAAGAggaatttatttgaaattcacATATAAATTCACAATTTTAAAGAGGAATTTATTTGAATATGCTTAGATACTCACATATAACTTAATTAATGTAAGAAAAAACTTATTAAACGTTCAGATTTTAATAAATTCACatataaattcataattttaaagaggaatttatttgaatatgttTAGATACTCACATATAACTTAATTAATGTAAGAAAAAACTTATTAAACGTtcataaaatagataaaataaagtaatagaATAAGGAGAGCAAGCCTAGTGGATAGATAGAGCAGAGAGCccacttcacaaataatccaaACGAGAATCTCAAACCGAACGGCGGCGACGGAAGGAAGGAAGGACTAGGAGAGGTGATTTCAAATTCTGGTAACTTCCGAATCATCAGCTTTCAATCTCTATCTTCTCCGTTTCGTTCATTGTATTCCTTAATGTTGATTCGATCCTTATCTCCAATCTCTAGCAATGGAGTCCACCCCTGAAGAGCTCACCAACAACAGATCCCCAGAGCCTTCGGAATCTGGTATCTCCGATCCGATCCACTCTCAGCTTAAAATTGTTTGCCTAACATCGTGAATCGGATCCGTATTTTtagctgatgatgatgattgattGCTATTGACTTTTTTTAGACTCTGTGGAGAAGCCAACGCACGTTCGTTTCCTTGTGTCCAATGCCGCAGCTGGCTCCGTCATTGGGAAAGGAGGCTCCACCATCACTGAGTTTCAGGCCAAGTCCGGGGCCAGGATCCAGCTCTCGCGTAACCAAGAGTTTTTCCCTGGGACTACTGATAGGATTATCATGATATCCGGATCGGTTAAAGAAGTTGTTACTGGACTCGAACTTATCCTTGATAAATTACACAGTGAGGTAGGTAGATAGACTCGTTTTTGACTCAGGACAGGCCATGCATTTgtatttcatgttttatatattgtgAGAGttgtttttgactttttttttttctatttgattgtTTAGCTTCATGCTGAAGATGGTAGTGATGTTGAGCCTAGGAGAAGACTGAGACTTGTGGTTCCTAATAGTTCTTGTGGAGGCATTATTGGTAAAGGAGGGGCCACCATCAAGTAAGTTTGTAACTGCTCATGTTATTGAATTGTTTCCATGCTTTGAGAGTACATACTTTATGACAGGTGCAAAGAGTTTATCAccaattatattaatatttaattgggGAATTTCTCAAAAAAGCTGAGAGATTTTTcgattaaatattaatataattggTGAGAGATTCTGGTGAGAAACTCACCGATGCATATGTCCTTAGTTTGAAGTATTAGAGTTTTAAGTTTTAGAATATGGCaatacattttttgttttgtttttggcgTTAGGAATATTGAATTTAGTAGTAGTACTGGTTTCATTAACCGTTAAGACGTTTTTTTTCTGTTGACACAGGTCATTCATTGAGGAATCTAAAGCTGGTATTAAGATATCTCCTCTGGATAATACCTACTATGGGTTGAGTGATAGGCTAGTCACATTGTCTGGAACCTTCGAGGAGCAGATGCGTGCTATTGATTTGATTTTGGCTAAGCTTACCGAGGATGATCATTACTCCCAGAATGTGCATTCTCCATATTCATATGCAGGTATATCAATTCACTAATagattatttagtttttttcctCCTTGAAGTTTCTGTTGTTATCGTGTTTGTATGTCTTTGATAGCATTTCATTTATGCATGTGGGAAAGCTATAAAATAAATGGTTAGATCATTTTCGGACTATTCAttaagtttttctaaattattttttatatgaaaaaaaaagactgtTTAGTTACCACACAGGGTCATGTGGACAATCTAAGTGCGTTTGAGTAGAGTAGGATATTCTACTGAATTTTAGATTCTGATATGTCAACTAAGGTATTAAACTACTAAtggatttaatatatttcatcTACATGGAAAATCATTCTATGTTGTGGACATTGTATGATGCGTGTCTGTTGTTGAGCCTTTTTGTCTTGTAAGTTCCTTTTAACTCGGCATTTTAGGTCTTTTCAACTCTGGTTTTCATGGTCTTCCATATGCGTATGTACTTCCTTCTGTAGCAACAGCGGGATACAATTCAGTTAACTACGCACCCAACGGTTCTGGAGGCAAGTATCAAAACCACAAGGTTAGTCTCTTTGCACCATCTTCCACCGTATTCATGCACATATATATGAACGAGTCTCATTGTTACTGCTATGGATAGTGTGGTGTATCAATTTGCAGATATATGAATGAATGTTGtggtctttctatttttaccaTTTATTAAGCTTACGCTGTGTGTTTTGGTATATATTCCAGGAAGAAGCTAGTACAACGGTGACAATGGGTGTGTCGGATGAGCATATAGGATTGGTCCTTGGCCGTGGAGGAAGAAACATCATGGAAATCACTCAGATGACAGGTGCCCGAATAAAAATATCTGACCGAGGCGATTTCATGTCTGGAACCACTGACAGGTAAAAGCTAAGTTCATTGGAGGGGAGTTGTAATCGAATCTCTCATATCTAAACCTTGTtaaatggcaaaaaaaaattgacaggAAAGTGAGTATCACAGGGTCACAGAGAGCAATCCAACAAGCTGAGAcgatgataaaacaaaaagttGATTCAGCCTCAGAGAGAGCAACCGAATAGAGTATCCATCATTGGTTCCTATCTCTTGTCTGTTTTATTTATTGGTTTGAGGCTTAAGCTTTAAGATGAAGTCTTTTGAGTGAGGCAGAGAATGTTCTCTAGgatctttgtttcttctttcgtttttttttttttgggtcttgACATTATACAATGTTTGGAGTTAGACgtgttattttcataataaCTTTATTTCATTTTGTTGAAGTTTTGTTGTAACAAGCCATAACATTGCATTTGctgttttcatatattttttgtgttcTTATTTGTATTTAAGTTTTGACGCTCAAAGCTAGAAACTGTAAAGAGAACTCAAGCTATTGG encodes:
- the LOC106425316 gene encoding protein BTR1 isoform X2, which produces MESTPEELTNNRSPEPSESDSVEKPTHVRFLVSNAAAGSVIGKGGSTITEFQAKSGARIQLSRNQEFFPGTTDRIIMISGSVKEVVTGLELILDKLHSELHAEDGSDVEPRRRLRLVVPNSSCGGIIGKGGATIKSFIEESKAGIKISPLDNTYYGLSDRLVTLSGTFEEQMRAIDLILAKLTEDDHYSQNVHSPYSYAATAGYNSVNYAPNGSGGKYQNHKEEASTTVTMGVSDEHIGLVLGRGGRNIMEITQMTGARIKISDRGDFMSGTTDRKVSITGSQRAIQQAETMIKQKVDSASERATE
- the LOC106425316 gene encoding protein BTR1 isoform X1, translating into MESTPEELTNNRSPEPSESDSVEKPTHVRFLVSNAAAGSVIGKGGSTITEFQAKSGARIQLSRNQEFFPGTTDRIIMISGSVKEVVTGLELILDKLHSELHAEDGSDVEPRRRLRLVVPNSSCGGIIGKGGATIKSFIEESKAGIKISPLDNTYYGLSDRLVTLSGTFEEQMRAIDLILAKLTEDDHYSQNVHSPYSYAGLFNSGFHGLPYAYVLPSVATAGYNSVNYAPNGSGGKYQNHKEEASTTVTMGVSDEHIGLVLGRGGRNIMEITQMTGARIKISDRGDFMSGTTDRKVSITGSQRAIQQAETMIKQKVDSASERATE
- the LOC106425316 gene encoding protein BTR1 isoform X3, with the translated sequence MESTPEELTNNRSPEPSESDSVEKPTHVRFLVSNAAAGSVIGKGGSTITEFQAKSGARIQLSRNQEFFPGTTDRIIMISGSVKEVVTGLELILDKLHSELHAEDGSDVEPRRRLRLVVPNSSCGGIIGKGGATIKSFIEESKAGIKISPLDNTYYGLSDRLVTLSGTFEEQMRAIDLILAKLTEDDHYSQNVHSPYSYAAGYNSVNYAPNGSGGKYQNHKEEASTTVTMGVSDEHIGLVLGRGGRNIMEITQMTGARIKISDRGDFMSGTTDRKVSITGSQRAIQQAETMIKQKVDSASERATE